A genome region from Camelina sativa cultivar DH55 chromosome 10, Cs, whole genome shotgun sequence includes the following:
- the LOC109126975 gene encoding late embryogenesis abundant protein 2-like yields MSSNQNISFQAGQAKGQTQEKASTMMDKASNAAQSAKESLQETGQQIKEKAQGATESVKNATGINK; encoded by the exons ATGTCAAGCAACCAGAACATTAGCTTCCAAGCCGGCCAGGCCAAAGGTCAAACTCAG GAGAAGGCTAGCACCATGATGGACAAGGCTAGCAACGCTGCCCAATCTGCCAAGGAGTCCCTCCAAGAG ACGGGCCAGCAGATCAAGGAGAAGGCACAAGGAGCTACCGAATCAGTGAAGAATGCCACCGGCATTAACAAATGA
- the LOC109126978 gene encoding protein GLUTAMINE DUMPER 7-like, translated as MSLDSSSMVPVNSGLENLNSPVLSKICAWGVMFGLFAVSLIAMAYACYHKQNASNSCIEEQEKQGKKQVLKPLDMEPKIVVIMASNDNPTFLAKPTKINA; from the coding sequence ATGAGTCTGGACAGCAGTTCAATGGTCCCAGTTAACTCCGGGCTAGAGAATTTGAACTCTCCTGTTCTCTCTAAGATTTGTGCGTGGGGTGTAATGTTTGGGCTCTTTGCGGTTTCATTAATCGCTATGGCTTATGCTTGCTACCACAAGCAAAACGCTTCGAATTCTTGCATCGAAGAGCAAGAGAAACAAGGAAAGAAGCAAGTGTTGAAGCCATTAGATATGGAACCAAAGATTGTTGTTATAATGGCTAGTAATGATAACCCTACCTTCTTAGCCAAGCCAACCAAGATCAATGCATGA